The Siphonobacter curvatus genome includes a window with the following:
- a CDS encoding sensor histidine kinase has product MKKPIFKVSRRMIWLSSLLLSLLSSVPKIAERPFPLAEAVVNSMITLVFALFVWYYNLYSFPDEKNRTIGFSVRHLVMSLLLGLVVMFVLACVQQLILSHIHFGPVMLMVETRGILINVMFYMFLHLLYQSYQTQQVGVELERIKSDHLEAQFELLRQQVNPHFLFNSLNTLKSMVESEDEHSVEFILKLSDFYRYTLESRKLDLIPLTDELEIIQSYLFLLKARFDAGIDLTTQVSEATQHSLIPPFTLQLLVENCTKHNVVSLEKPLHIRIYEESDFLVVENDIQIKRGQVASTKMGLENINTRYTHLVEQTIRVESDTDVFRVKLPIIASYSRS; this is encoded by the coding sequence ATGAAAAAACCCATTTTTAAAGTTTCCAGGCGGATGATCTGGCTCAGCTCATTACTGCTGAGCCTGCTGTCTTCCGTGCCGAAAATTGCCGAGAGGCCCTTTCCGCTGGCAGAAGCCGTGGTCAATTCAATGATCACCCTGGTATTCGCTCTCTTTGTGTGGTATTACAATCTGTACTCGTTCCCAGACGAAAAGAACCGAACCATCGGATTTTCCGTACGGCATCTGGTGATGAGTCTGCTGTTGGGCCTGGTCGTTATGTTTGTACTGGCCTGTGTTCAGCAACTCATTTTATCGCACATTCATTTTGGTCCAGTCATGTTGATGGTAGAAACGCGGGGTATACTTATCAACGTGATGTTCTACATGTTCCTGCATTTGTTGTATCAAAGTTACCAGACTCAACAGGTGGGCGTTGAGCTCGAACGCATCAAGTCGGATCACCTGGAGGCTCAATTCGAATTACTCCGGCAGCAGGTTAACCCGCATTTTCTGTTCAATAGTTTGAACACCCTGAAATCCATGGTGGAAAGCGAAGACGAGCATAGCGTAGAATTCATTCTTAAACTCTCCGACTTTTATCGCTATACCCTCGAAAGTCGCAAGCTGGATCTGATTCCCTTGACCGACGAACTGGAAATCATTCAGTCGTATCTTTTTTTGCTGAAAGCCCGTTTTGATGCGGGTATTGATCTGACCACCCAAGTATCGGAAGCTACGCAACATTCGCTGATTCCGCCCTTTACGCTTCAGTTGCTGGTCGAAAACTGTACCAAACACAACGTCGTCTCCCTGGAAAAGCCCCTGCACATCCGGATTTACGAAGAAAGCGATTTTCTGGTCGTGGAAAATGATATCCAGATCAAACGCGGACAGGTCGCTTCTACGAAAATGGGACTGGAGAACATCAACACCCGTTATACCCATCTGGTCGAGCAAACCATTCGAGTAGAATCGGATACGGACGTTTTTCGGGTAAAATTGCCCATCATCGCTAGTTATTCTCGATCTTGA
- a CDS encoding heme-binding domain-containing protein, with the protein MKRSKRTLLTVALLVFIGISLQVTSPAIPNPPVTGKFKGPAPVTALFERACYDCHSNETNLRWYDRVAPASWLVAQDVRDARAGLNFSTWDSLSPADQQNKIYEIVNMLDAGRMPLQSYTLVHPSAKVTPREIEALRSYAISLAQAKPADAAKIHAADLEFEQYKEHATQRPQTPVALNGIAYFDDYKNWKPISTTTRFDSGTMRVIYGNDIAVKAIEKDQIRPWPQGSVIVKVVWDQLEEASGEVRTGRFNNVQIMIKDDQRFPDTEGWGFARFNGLGLKPYGQSLAFQTTCFNCHKLADKNGYVFDIPLRKADLH; encoded by the coding sequence ATGAAACGGTCCAAACGCACCCTTCTGACAGTAGCCTTGCTGGTTTTTATTGGAATAAGCTTACAGGTTACTTCACCCGCCATTCCGAATCCGCCCGTAACGGGAAAATTTAAAGGCCCGGCTCCCGTAACGGCTCTGTTCGAACGGGCCTGTTACGATTGCCATTCCAATGAAACGAATTTACGCTGGTACGACCGTGTAGCTCCGGCGTCCTGGCTGGTGGCTCAGGACGTTCGGGATGCCCGAGCGGGATTAAATTTTTCAACCTGGGATAGCCTGAGTCCCGCCGATCAGCAGAATAAAATTTACGAAATCGTCAACATGCTCGATGCGGGCCGGATGCCTCTCCAATCGTACACGCTCGTACATCCTTCGGCAAAGGTTACTCCGCGGGAAATCGAGGCCCTCCGTTCGTACGCAATTTCTCTGGCCCAGGCCAAACCGGCTGATGCAGCGAAAATACACGCTGCTGATCTGGAATTTGAACAGTACAAAGAGCACGCGACGCAACGACCTCAAACGCCAGTGGCCCTCAATGGAATTGCCTATTTCGACGATTACAAAAACTGGAAACCCATCAGTACGACCACCCGTTTCGATAGCGGTACCATGCGGGTCATTTATGGCAATGACATTGCGGTAAAAGCCATTGAAAAAGATCAAATCCGGCCCTGGCCCCAGGGTTCCGTTATTGTGAAAGTCGTCTGGGATCAGTTGGAAGAGGCTAGTGGCGAGGTACGGACAGGCAGATTCAACAACGTCCAGATTATGATCAAGGATGACCAGCGTTTTCCAGATACGGAAGGCTGGGGTTTCGCCCGATTCAATGGTTTGGGATTAAAGCCCTACGGCCAGTCGCTGGCTTTTCAAACCACCTGTTTTAACTGTCATAAACTGGCCGATAAAAATGGCTATGTGTTCGATATACCCCTTCGAAAAGCTGATCTTCACTAA
- a CDS encoding helix-turn-helix domain-containing protein → MAAFLSVENLYKNIHTDQPAPVLAVTGHFDVLKLEDLHIPQPHPYNRRDYYKISLVTGHSFIHYARQTFEIRESALVFTNPMLPYQWERKSEEQRGYVCVFTEAFFNQFLPIKQYPVFQQPAYAVLPLTSDEADRFESLFLQLKAELQSDYAYKDDFVRTQVLNLIHLAQKMQPAGNPTGVATNATERLATLFTDLLDRQFPIENNDQRLSLHTAASFAEPLGVHVNYLNRAVKEVTNKTTSQWIAEKIILEARYLLTHTSWTITDIAWSLGFEEANHFSAFFKKHTQQTPNQFRKLAPV, encoded by the coding sequence ATGGCTGCTTTCCTGAGCGTAGAAAACCTTTACAAAAACATTCATACGGATCAGCCTGCCCCTGTTCTGGCAGTTACCGGCCATTTCGATGTATTGAAGCTGGAAGACCTGCACATTCCTCAACCACACCCCTACAACCGACGCGATTATTACAAAATCAGCCTTGTCACGGGTCATAGTTTCATTCATTACGCCCGACAAACCTTTGAGATTCGGGAAAGTGCTTTGGTTTTCACCAATCCCATGCTACCCTACCAGTGGGAACGAAAGAGCGAAGAACAACGCGGCTATGTCTGCGTGTTTACCGAGGCCTTTTTTAATCAATTTTTACCGATCAAACAGTATCCCGTTTTTCAACAGCCCGCGTACGCAGTGTTGCCCCTAACAAGTGACGAGGCGGATCGTTTTGAAAGCCTGTTTTTGCAATTGAAGGCGGAATTACAATCCGACTACGCGTACAAGGACGATTTTGTGCGGACTCAGGTACTGAACCTGATTCATCTCGCTCAGAAAATGCAGCCCGCGGGTAATCCTACCGGCGTAGCAACGAACGCAACCGAGCGACTGGCCACCTTGTTTACGGATTTGCTGGACCGGCAGTTTCCCATCGAAAATAACGACCAACGCCTGTCCCTACACACGGCAGCGTCTTTCGCCGAGCCGTTGGGCGTACACGTTAATTACCTCAACCGAGCCGTGAAGGAAGTAACCAACAAAACCACAAGCCAGTGGATTGCCGAAAAAATCATCCTCGAAGCCCGGTACTTGCTAACGCATACATCCTGGACCATTACTGACATTGCCTGGAGTTTAGGGTTTGAGGAAGCGAATCATTTTTCTGCCTTTTTCAAGAAGCATACCCAACAAACGCCGAATCAGTTTCGGAAACTCGCCCCGGTTTGA
- a CDS encoding oxidoreductase, whose translation MWTNEQISNQSGKVAFITGANSGIGLETARALYQAGAKVILASRDAAKAQAALQEIEQSGGEGSLEIAVLDLTSLEAVRVCAEQFRQRHAQLDILINNAGVMTPPASQTAEGYELQFGVNFLGHFALTGYLYPLLQATPGSRVVTVTSLAYQSGHLDFENLRLEKPYDAAREYSQSKLADLLFTQALQQRIEAKGDAILSLAAHPGVTQSQLSRYMSPKAYQQAVDRFGELMPPVQGALPSLYAAVAPDVVPGGFYGPDQDGGLRGYPILTAIQANVRDPEVAKTLWEKAESSTGLVYP comes from the coding sequence ATGTGGACGAACGAACAAATCAGTAATCAAAGCGGTAAAGTAGCTTTTATTACTGGAGCCAACAGTGGGATTGGCCTGGAAACCGCCCGGGCTCTTTATCAGGCCGGAGCAAAGGTCATTCTGGCCAGCCGCGACGCCGCGAAAGCTCAGGCGGCTCTTCAGGAAATCGAACAATCCGGCGGGGAGGGGAGTCTGGAAATCGCTGTATTGGATTTAACCAGTCTTGAGGCCGTACGAGTTTGTGCCGAGCAATTCCGTCAGCGACATGCTCAACTCGATATACTCATTAACAACGCTGGCGTAATGACTCCACCGGCTTCGCAAACGGCTGAGGGATACGAGCTTCAGTTTGGCGTCAATTTTCTGGGGCATTTTGCATTAACGGGCTATTTGTATCCTTTACTACAAGCCACACCCGGTAGTCGCGTGGTGACGGTAACCAGTCTGGCGTACCAGAGCGGGCACCTGGATTTCGAAAATTTACGGCTCGAAAAGCCCTATGATGCCGCTCGCGAGTACAGTCAAAGCAAGCTGGCTGATCTATTGTTTACCCAAGCGTTGCAACAACGAATCGAAGCCAAGGGCGATGCAATCCTTTCTCTGGCCGCTCACCCCGGCGTCACGCAGTCGCAGTTGTCGCGTTACATGAGTCCAAAAGCGTATCAGCAGGCTGTTGACCGTTTCGGTGAATTAATGCCTCCGGTCCAGGGGGCCTTACCTTCGTTGTACGCGGCGGTAGCTCCGGACGTGGTGCCGGGGGGCTTCTACGGTCCGGATCAGGACGGGGGCTTAAGGGGTTATCCGATTTTGACCGCAATACAGGCTAATGTACGGGATCCGGAAGTAGCTAAAACCTTATGGGAAAAAGCCGAAAGCAGTACGGGTCTTGTATATCCTTAA
- a CDS encoding thioredoxin domain-containing protein: MKAFEIVGPSQNLESVIRPVLLVFFGEAPAKALAGLVQKVKEEMERIRRGPVDVLGIESLYHPEVVRSFNVTIFPAFVLVEQGMERWRYEGMLNPEQLETALATPS; encoded by the coding sequence ATGAAAGCCTTTGAAATCGTTGGCCCTTCACAGAACCTAGAATCTGTCATTCGGCCCGTGCTGCTTGTTTTTTTTGGAGAAGCCCCGGCAAAGGCTTTGGCAGGATTGGTGCAAAAGGTAAAAGAAGAAATGGAACGCATCCGTCGCGGACCCGTCGATGTACTGGGCATTGAAAGCCTGTACCATCCAGAAGTCGTTCGTAGTTTCAATGTGACGATCTTTCCAGCATTTGTACTCGTTGAGCAGGGAATGGAACGATGGCGATACGAAGGTATGCTCAATCCGGAGCAATTGGAAACGGCATTGGCTACTCCCTCTTGA
- a CDS encoding sensor histidine kinase, giving the protein MNDELDYHILSNLLFDESEDLMALYALRTEQFIRINPAGCRLLGYASETEALAQAKAHFSWGAAHATEQEIELMRADGQSLKGLVRITAFKGISGEYQLIRLKNLELMQHMQQQLEANDRRYEAVFTNATIGIIVSDRQGKIVSCNALGYRLLGYEEGELLGQSIELLVPESKRGSHVHDRESFYRHPQVRAMGHNRDLYAQRKDGSVFPVEISLSYFQVEEELYAVGYIIDITFKKEAERALLLQNQRIERLNEDLEQKVADRTHALMTTLSQLERSKDELAKALETERELGELKSRFVSMASHEFRTPLTTVLTSASLIEKYPATEQQDKRLRHVQRITASVNHLNDILEEFLSVGKLEEGKVEARITLVALEPLIQEVLSDIQGLRKNGQDFELDLQTPDLFPTDASLLRKILVNLLSNAVKYSGEHTVITIQATLEGTGLCLAIQDQGIGISKEDQKHLFERFFRAKNAINYQGTGLGLHIVMKYLELLRGAITLKSELEKGTLVTIHLPGQ; this is encoded by the coding sequence ATGAATGACGAGCTTGACTACCATATACTCAGTAACCTTCTTTTCGATGAATCGGAAGATTTAATGGCTCTTTACGCCCTGCGTACGGAGCAGTTTATTCGAATCAATCCGGCGGGTTGCCGACTCCTCGGGTATGCCTCCGAAACGGAGGCATTGGCTCAGGCGAAAGCTCATTTTTCCTGGGGAGCCGCCCATGCTACCGAACAGGAAATTGAATTAATGCGGGCCGATGGACAGTCTTTAAAAGGTCTGGTTCGAATCACAGCTTTCAAAGGAATTTCCGGTGAATACCAATTGATTCGGCTGAAAAACCTGGAGCTGATGCAACACATGCAGCAGCAGTTGGAGGCCAATGATCGCCGCTACGAGGCCGTATTTACCAATGCCACCATCGGGATCATTGTATCCGACCGACAGGGAAAGATAGTCTCGTGTAATGCCCTGGGTTATCGACTGTTGGGGTACGAAGAAGGGGAATTACTGGGTCAATCCATTGAATTGCTAGTACCTGAAAGCAAGCGGGGCTCGCATGTACACGATCGAGAATCTTTTTACCGCCACCCGCAGGTACGGGCGATGGGTCATAACCGCGATCTGTACGCTCAGCGGAAGGATGGTTCGGTATTTCCGGTTGAAATCAGTTTGAGTTATTTTCAGGTGGAGGAAGAACTCTACGCCGTAGGATATATCATCGACATTACCTTCAAAAAAGAAGCCGAACGGGCCCTACTCTTACAAAACCAACGGATTGAACGTCTCAACGAAGACCTGGAGCAGAAAGTAGCCGACCGTACGCACGCGTTGATGACGACCTTAAGCCAGCTGGAGCGTTCTAAAGACGAACTGGCCAAGGCTCTGGAGACGGAGCGGGAATTGGGCGAACTAAAGTCACGCTTTGTCTCCATGGCTTCCCATGAGTTCCGTACCCCACTCACAACGGTACTAACTTCGGCTTCGCTGATTGAAAAATATCCGGCAACGGAACAACAGGACAAACGCCTTCGACACGTTCAACGCATCACGGCTTCGGTGAATCACCTGAATGATATTCTGGAAGAATTTCTATCCGTGGGTAAGCTCGAAGAAGGAAAAGTGGAGGCCCGCATTACGTTGGTGGCTCTGGAACCGCTGATTCAGGAAGTTCTCAGTGATATTCAGGGATTACGGAAAAACGGACAGGACTTTGAATTAGACCTGCAAACGCCGGATTTGTTTCCGACGGATGCTTCGCTGCTACGGAAAATTCTGGTCAACCTGCTTTCCAACGCCGTCAAGTATTCTGGCGAGCATACGGTCATAACCATACAGGCGACTCTGGAAGGGACAGGCCTGTGCCTGGCTATTCAGGATCAAGGGATTGGTATTTCCAAAGAAGATCAAAAGCATTTATTTGAACGATTTTTTCGAGCGAAAAACGCCATTAATTATCAGGGAACGGGCTTAGGCCTGCACATCGTGATGAAGTACCTGGAATTACTGCGGGGGGCCATTACGCTAAAAAGTGAATTGGAAAAAGGGACGCTCGTAACCATTCATTTACCTGGTCAATAG
- a CDS encoding response regulator, translated as MKTILLIEDNSDIRENTCEILELAGYNVVTAENGKVGVEKALAAKPDLVICDIMMPVLDGYGVLHIFSRNTTLAGTPFIFLTAKTERSEFRKGMELGADDYLTKPFDESELLSAIEGRLKRFEQLDQTRTDYDLKSNGLEAFLDDAQTKLESLSADRKVHTIPKKQYIYAEGDQPLRLYFVKSGKIKTIKTNADGKEFITGIYEEGSFFGYLALLENREYTDSAVALEDSQLHYIPKEDFQQLLSANRSVSQEFIRLLAGHVAEREQQLLTMAYGSLRRRVADTLLHLHTSMGEQVIKYSRDDLASMVGTATESLIRTLSEFKQDGLIEIAGSSIRILQPEKLRRAGW; from the coding sequence ATGAAAACAATTTTGTTGATTGAAGACAACTCGGACATCCGGGAGAATACGTGTGAAATTCTGGAACTGGCTGGTTACAACGTCGTAACGGCCGAAAACGGTAAAGTGGGCGTTGAAAAAGCCCTGGCTGCCAAGCCGGATCTGGTAATTTGTGACATCATGATGCCCGTGCTGGATGGCTACGGAGTCTTGCATATTTTTTCGCGGAATACTACGCTGGCGGGTACGCCTTTCATCTTTCTGACGGCTAAAACCGAACGGAGTGAATTCAGAAAAGGTATGGAATTGGGAGCCGATGATTACCTGACCAAACCCTTCGACGAAAGTGAATTGCTCAGTGCCATTGAAGGCCGCCTCAAACGCTTTGAACAACTGGACCAGACGCGTACGGATTACGACCTGAAAAGCAACGGATTGGAAGCTTTTCTGGACGATGCCCAAACGAAGCTCGAATCCCTTTCGGCGGACCGGAAGGTGCATACCATTCCCAAAAAGCAGTACATCTACGCTGAAGGTGATCAGCCGTTGCGTTTGTACTTCGTGAAAAGCGGAAAGATCAAAACGATCAAGACCAATGCCGACGGGAAAGAATTCATTACGGGCATTTACGAAGAAGGATCGTTTTTCGGGTATCTGGCCTTGCTGGAGAACCGGGAGTATACTGACTCAGCCGTAGCTCTGGAAGATAGCCAGTTGCATTACATTCCCAAGGAAGACTTTCAGCAACTGCTTTCGGCGAATCGCTCCGTGAGTCAGGAATTTATTCGCTTACTAGCCGGACACGTAGCCGAACGGGAACAGCAATTGCTGACGATGGCCTACGGATCACTGCGGCGGCGGGTGGCGGATACGCTACTACACCTGCACACCTCCATGGGCGAACAAGTCATCAAGTACTCGCGGGACGACTTGGCATCGATGGTGGGTACGGCTACCGAGTCCCTTATTCGCACGCTGAGCGAATTCAAACAGGACGGACTCATTGAAATTGCCGGTTCTTCCATCCGGATCCTGCAACCCGAAAAATTACGGCGAGCAGGTTGGTAG
- a CDS encoding MBL fold metallo-hydrolase, with the protein MSLFITSLNSGSNGNCYYVGNGQDAVLIDVGISCRQIESRLRRLSLSVHTIKAIFISHEHTDHISGTTNFARKYQLPVYLTPKTLRSARLLGEGLAIRFLSSTDPVWVGDLCVKAFPKFHDAADPHSFMVSYEGTRVGVFTDLGQTCTGLIEHFSQCHAAFLEANYDEAMLEQGRYPYFLKQRIRGGHGHLSNQQALDLLRTHKPAYMSHVILSHLSKENNCPIRARELFLPHMDTTELVVASRLQETPIYHIKAREVEQPVFS; encoded by the coding sequence ATGTCTCTTTTTATTACGTCTTTAAATTCGGGTAGTAACGGCAATTGTTACTACGTAGGCAACGGGCAGGATGCGGTTTTGATCGATGTAGGGATATCCTGTCGGCAAATCGAATCCCGGTTGCGGCGGTTGAGCTTGTCGGTACATACCATCAAGGCCATTTTTATCTCGCACGAGCATACCGACCACATCAGCGGGACCACCAATTTTGCCCGTAAATATCAGCTGCCCGTCTACCTGACACCGAAGACCTTGCGATCGGCCCGATTGCTGGGCGAGGGCTTAGCTATTCGTTTTTTATCCAGTACCGATCCCGTATGGGTGGGCGATCTATGCGTGAAAGCGTTCCCTAAATTTCACGATGCCGCGGATCCCCATAGTTTCATGGTTTCGTACGAAGGCACGCGGGTTGGGGTTTTCACGGATTTGGGACAGACCTGTACGGGCCTCATTGAACATTTCAGTCAGTGCCACGCCGCCTTTCTGGAAGCCAATTACGATGAAGCCATGCTGGAACAGGGACGTTATCCGTATTTTCTCAAACAGCGTATTCGGGGCGGTCATGGGCATTTGTCCAACCAGCAGGCACTGGATTTGCTGCGTACCCACAAGCCTGCGTACATGAGCCACGTTATTCTTTCGCACTTATCGAAGGAAAATAACTGCCCCATTCGGGCCCGAGAACTGTTCCTGCCGCACATGGATACGACTGAATTGGTGGTGGCTTCTCGTTTGCAGGAAACGCCCATTTATCACATCAAAGCTCGAGAAGTGGAGCAGCCTGTATTTTCTTAA
- a CDS encoding DinB family protein, with the protein MNTATPLAQHLRHVFFGGNWTTVCLKEHLTNLSWQQATAQVLTLNTIAALTYHIHYYVAAQLRVLQGQPLQASDRFSFDHPPIQSQEDWENLLAKVWSDVETMAQRVESLPDSMLEEAFADEKYGSYYRNIQGMIEHTHYHLGQIVLIKKIQAAPLLEL; encoded by the coding sequence ATGAATACAGCTACTCCTCTCGCCCAGCATCTACGCCATGTTTTTTTCGGAGGTAATTGGACTACGGTTTGCCTGAAAGAACACCTTACGAACCTCAGCTGGCAGCAAGCTACTGCCCAGGTTTTGACGTTAAACACCATCGCCGCCCTTACCTACCACATTCACTACTACGTAGCGGCTCAGCTCCGGGTATTGCAGGGTCAACCCCTGCAGGCGAGTGACCGGTTCAGCTTTGACCATCCGCCCATTCAATCGCAGGAAGATTGGGAAAACCTGTTGGCAAAAGTCTGGTCGGATGTTGAAACGATGGCTCAACGGGTCGAATCATTACCCGACTCTATGCTGGAGGAAGCCTTTGCCGATGAAAAATACGGCAGTTATTACCGGAACATTCAGGGCATGATTGAGCATACTCATTACCACCTAGGACAGATTGTACTAATTAAGAAAATACAGGCTGCTCCACTTCTCGAGCTTTGA
- a CDS encoding aldo/keto reductase, with protein MEYRKLGHSGLNVPVLSLGTGTFGGTNEFFGRWGQTDVKEASRLIDISMERGVNFFDTANVYSQGASEEILGQAIRGKRHKTILATKGSFTMSEGLNDKGSSRFHLINAVHDSLKRLGTDYIDVYFMHGFDSQTPLEETLRTLDNLVISGKVRYIGCSNFAAWQLMKSLSVSEKYNLEKYVIYQGYYSLIGRDYEQELRPLIKDQHTGLMVWSPLGWGRLTGKIKRNQPIAQGRIQLGGAIGSPPVDDEYLYTVVDTLERIATETGKTISQVSLNWLLQQDTVSNIIIGARNEAQLIENLDSVGWSLSDEHLAELTILTSPTLIYPHWVGER; from the coding sequence ATGGAATACAGAAAATTAGGTCATTCGGGACTTAACGTACCCGTCTTAAGTTTAGGCACCGGGACGTTCGGCGGCACCAATGAGTTCTTCGGACGATGGGGGCAGACCGATGTTAAAGAAGCTTCGCGATTGATTGACATCAGTATGGAAAGGGGCGTAAATTTCTTTGATACTGCCAATGTGTACTCTCAGGGAGCTTCGGAAGAAATCCTAGGGCAAGCCATACGGGGCAAAAGGCATAAAACCATTCTGGCTACGAAAGGTTCGTTCACCATGAGTGAAGGCCTGAACGATAAAGGTTCCTCCCGTTTTCACCTCATAAATGCCGTCCATGACAGCTTAAAGCGTTTAGGTACGGACTATATTGATGTGTATTTCATGCACGGTTTTGACAGCCAAACGCCACTCGAAGAAACCTTACGGACCTTGGATAACCTGGTGATTAGTGGAAAAGTCCGATACATTGGGTGTTCCAATTTCGCTGCCTGGCAACTGATGAAATCCTTATCCGTTTCGGAAAAATACAATCTGGAAAAATATGTAATCTATCAGGGATATTATTCCTTGATTGGACGTGATTATGAGCAGGAGCTGAGGCCTTTGATCAAAGACCAGCATACGGGCTTGATGGTATGGAGCCCACTGGGCTGGGGCCGACTGACGGGAAAAATCAAACGCAATCAACCCATTGCCCAAGGACGAATCCAGTTGGGCGGAGCCATAGGCTCGCCGCCAGTGGATGACGAGTACCTCTATACGGTCGTGGATACGCTGGAACGGATCGCTACCGAAACGGGTAAAACTATTTCACAGGTGTCCCTCAATTGGCTCTTGCAGCAAGATACCGTTTCTAATATCATTATTGGGGCAAGAAACGAAGCACAATTGATCGAAAATCTAGATTCGGTGGGCTGGTCTTTATCAGACGAACATTTGGCAGAATTAACTATCCTTACCTCCCCAACACTGATTTACCCGCATTGGGTGGGTGAACGTTAA
- a CDS encoding LysR family transcriptional regulator, with protein sequence MQWNLEWLRTFRAIYEKGTLSAAAQELFISQPGVSLHLNSLEAYAGYKLFDRSPRKMVPTEKGKILYNFILEPLQKLESAEQHFHRRSQSERITISVGMCFETFQYTLEEHVASLPFNLIIKFGLYPQMQADLDNGLLDMIVTSQKGNQQNLVYEPFSKERIVLIAGSKTDISTLACLLEEGNTTETKEFLKQQLWYSTAGDMEHLRNFWSKNFSEHPDFSPNYIVPNISSIIRCLSDNEGFSIVPDFLCREALDAGKIKLIWQGNQPWENTLYFGTRKKTMHQQELDQLKKLFEKKWERV encoded by the coding sequence ATGCAATGGAATTTGGAATGGCTTAGAACCTTTAGAGCCATCTACGAGAAGGGTACTTTATCGGCCGCAGCCCAAGAGTTGTTCATATCACAACCGGGGGTAAGTCTACACCTCAATTCGCTGGAAGCGTATGCGGGGTACAAACTTTTTGATCGTTCGCCGCGAAAAATGGTACCTACCGAAAAAGGTAAAATCCTGTATAATTTCATCCTTGAACCGCTACAAAAACTGGAGAGTGCCGAGCAGCATTTTCACCGACGATCGCAGTCCGAACGGATCACTATCAGTGTAGGGATGTGTTTCGAAACGTTTCAGTATACCTTGGAAGAACATGTAGCGAGTCTACCCTTTAATCTGATTATCAAGTTCGGTTTGTACCCACAAATGCAGGCAGATTTAGACAACGGTTTACTGGACATGATCGTCACCTCTCAAAAGGGTAATCAACAAAACCTGGTTTACGAACCGTTCTCTAAAGAAAGAATTGTACTCATTGCGGGGAGCAAAACCGATATATCTACACTCGCATGCTTATTAGAAGAAGGCAATACGACAGAAACAAAGGAATTTTTGAAGCAACAGTTGTGGTACAGTACGGCCGGCGATATGGAACACCTGAGAAATTTCTGGTCGAAAAATTTTAGCGAACATCCCGACTTCAGTCCTAATTATATCGTACCTAATATCAGTTCCATTATCCGTTGTTTGAGTGACAACGAGGGTTTTTCCATCGTGCCGGACTTTCTTTGTCGGGAGGCACTGGATGCGGGAAAGATTAAACTAATCTGGCAAGGAAACCAACCCTGGGAAAACACGCTCTACTTCGGTACCCGTAAGAAAACCATGCATCAACAAGAGCTAGATCAACTCAAAAAGCTATTTGAAAAAAAGTGGGAAAGAGTATAG